From Xiphophorus hellerii strain 12219 chromosome 6, Xiphophorus_hellerii-4.1, whole genome shotgun sequence, the proteins below share one genomic window:
- the LOC116721260 gene encoding uncharacterized protein LOC116721260 — protein MAAINRPLPAHCEPDGRNPSSGVASFAQQDPGPQSAAQDLGFPPHAQHPIFAHPVFYIPTPPPPSLLKYQWLIPFSYNPFAHFPSMGYGMIAPSPPLLQPPYMEAPGYILPHPHVQPVDYRLLHQPQLHTQDASHQNPNQMRRIRPNHFIPVRETVNSEVQTEPAQRGMHGYDMGSDSWRESRSNSPCSPALRSPKQALTEVVVCKLPSREEKDLQVNEPFASTTVITDFHKQPVSSTAVESSGSTRQDTQINTDQEPIPDSLSKDGDYNTRIRSPDGLLPVSSSSQKDDAVLKERRISVPDMLMNRGGGTPQTALLKTTDVELSDIWMTSQHDVELNKPLSHNSRETNIGSVKELGTGIDEGMASPKVSEMLFRSLRLPYSTMDAFLESSTHEEPVEVSFSERHSLTFIDVQHLQNFSSNNSETEVKENYNGTYLHKISDVAPHMSASSCQVKRKSNDSIWSVESLPAYVPTREWLLQNAMLEQSYGKVNEETEEAENAGLFNQNDNLMNEEKRGHSLLTCVSVQVPENCLCSSIQEEEHSPVRETGTEMKGDVYGSIKPEQSQNLLHSKKNVSSPSSALPRKAASTPTERDEAENRSSEPEDGQSPNQNTLINELQQKSLSSSEEISLDSAAEEISSSAIQLISQNAVDIKEDEVQIIVQNVAKVSLSKGTLVDCGVQCDEFHEQLCLCGELKNTETNGRHHFKSSDIKKAIDGRTGQQRKKNGQWRGTGQERQFNHQEAHSGYCRGGKTKGGRKPRY, from the exons ATGGCAGCGATTAACAGACCACTTCCAGCTCATTGTGAACCTGATGGAAGGAACCCCAGCAGTGGTGTGGCATCCTTTGCACAGCAGGATCCAGGTCCACAAAGTGCTGCTCAGGATCTGGGATTTCCCCCACATGCCCAACATCCCATCTTTGCCCATCCTGTCTTCTACATTCCTACACCACCTCCACCCTCTTTACTTAAATACCAGTGGCTGATACCCTTCTCCTATAACCCCTTCGCTCACTTCCCAAGCATGG GCTATGGTATGATTGCACCATCTCCCCCACTACTCCAACCCCCGTACATGGAGGCTCCAGGATATATTCTCCCTCACCCTCATGTTCAACCAGTTGACTACAGGCTCTTGCACCAACCACAGTTACACACTCAAGATGCATCCCATCAGAACCCTAATCAGATGCGAAGAATTCGCCCAAATCATTTTATCCCTGTAAGAGAAACTGTGAATTctgaagttcaaactgagcCTGCACAAAGAGGCATGCATGGGTACGACATGGGCTCAGATTCTTGGAGGGAAAGTCGTTCAAATTCTCCATGCTCCCCAGCCTTACGTTCCCCCAAGCAAGCCTTAACTGAGGTGGTAGTCTGCAAGTTGCccagcagagaagaaaaagactTGCAAGTGAATGAGCCCTTCGCAAGTACCACTGTCATAACAGACTTTCACAAACAACCTGTTTCATCAACTGCTGTTGAATCATCTGGAAGCACAAGGCAAGACACACAAATTAATACTGACCAAGAGCCTATCCCTGACTCGCTTTCTAAAGATGGGGATTACAATACGAGGATAAGGTCTCCAGATGGTTTACTTCCAGTGTCTAGCTCATCTCAGAAAGACGATGCTGTCCTTAAAGAAAGGCGCATCTCTGTTCCTGACATGTTGATGAACCGGGGCGGTGGAACACCACAAACAGCGCTGCTGAAAACGACAGATGTGGAGCTGTCTGATATTTGGATGACATCTCAGCATGATGTTGAGCTCAACAAACCTTTATCCCACAATTCCAGAGAAACAAACATTGGTTCTGTTAAAGAACTTGGCACTGGTATTGATGAAGGTATGGCAAGTCCAAAAGTTAGTGAAATGCTCTTCAGAAGCCTTCGACTCCCTTATTCTACAATGGATGCATTCCTGGAGTCTAGTACACACGAGGAGCCTGTAGAAGTAAGCTTTTCAGAAAGACATTCATTAACCTTCATAGATGTGCAACATTTGCAAAATTTCTCCTCCAACAACTCTGAAACTGAGgtgaaagaaaattacaatGGGACATATCTACATAAGATCTCAGATGTTGCACCTCATATGTCTGCTAGTAGCTGTCAGGTGAAGAGAAAATCCAATGACTCCATTTGGTCTGTGGAGTCTCTGCCTGCCTATGTCCCTACTAGAGAGTGGCTGTTACAAAATGCCATGTTGGAGCAAAGTTATGGCAAAGTTAATGAAGAGACAGAGGAAGCTGAAAATGCTGGACTCTTCAACCAAAATGACAACCTCATGAATGAAGAAAAGAGGGGGCACAGCTTATTGACCTGTGTCTCTGTTCAAGTACCAGAAAACTGTCTTTGTTCCAGTATCCAAGAAGAGGAGCATAGTCCTGTGAGAGAGACAGGAACAGAAATGAAAGGGGATGTATATGGATCTATAAAACCAGAACAAAGTCAAAACTTGCTTCACTCAAAAAAGAATGTCTCGTCTCCTTCCTCAGCTCTTCCAAGAAAAGCCGCATCTACTCCGACTGAAAGGGATGAGGCTGAAAATAGGTCTTCTGAACCTGAGGATGGTCAAAGCCCAAACCAGAACACCCTGATTaatgagctgcagcagaaaagccTTTCATCCTCTGAAGAAATATCCCTTGATTCTGCAGCAGAGGAAATTTCCTCATCAGCCATCCAGCTGATTTCCCAGAATGCAGTGGACATCAAAGAAGATGAAGTTCAGATTATAGTTCAAAATGTAGCTAAAGTGTCCCTATCAAAGGGAACTTTGGTGGACTGTGGTGTCCAATGTGATGAATTCCATGAGCAACTTTGTTTATGTGGGGAGCTGAAGAATACTGAAACAAACGGAAGACATCATTTTAAATCTTCAG ATATAAAAAAGGCAATTGATGGCAGAACTGGACAGCAGAGAAAGAAGAATGGACAATGGAGGGGGACAGGTCAAG AGCGACAGTTTAACCATCAGGAAGCTCATAGTGGATACTGTAGAGGAGGGAAAACAAAAG GTGGAAGAAAACCACGGTATTAA